The genome window AGTTATGTATGTTGTCTTAAGCACACTACAAGAAAATCCTGAAATCAAACATCTtaccagtgactgcagtgatgTTGACTCCACTGCTTCTGACGttctcaaacacagagaagagagtgaatgtGTATTTAGTTCCAGCAGTGAGAGATGAGACTGTGTGAGTTACTGGTCCACCTCCAACTGGTGCAGTGATGTTTATCTCTGTTCCATTAAACTGGAGAATGAAGCTGACGTTGTTGTTGACTTTATTCCACTGCAGAGTGATACTGGTCTCATTTTGTCCTGCTGATCTGAAGCTGTCTGTGTTGGAAGGAGCTgagatagaaaacaaaaaagaggagcagtgaTCAATTTGATCAAGACAGAGTATTTAGCCACAATCTCGCTccattcatctgctgctctATTTACTGATAtggttgacagaaaaaaaaacattgtccaGTAGCTGCCCCCAAAGCCAGCCAGTGTAAAAAGAACTTACTCCATCTTTAGctctttttgttaaatttaGGCTGTTGCTGCAGATAACTGCTTGCTGTATGTTGTCTTAAGCACACTACAAGGAATTCCTGAAGTCAAATATCTTACCTGTGACTGCAGTGATGTTGACTCCACTGCTTCTGACAtcctcaaacacagagaagagagtgaatgtGTATTTAGTTCCAGCAGTGAGAGATGAGACTGTGTGAGTTACTGGTCCACCTCCAACTGGTGCACGGATGTTTATCTCTGTTCCATTAAACTGGAGAATGAAGCTGACGTTGTTGTTGACTTTATTCCACTGGAGAGTGATACTGGTCTCATCTTGTCCTGCTGATctgaagctgtctgtgtttgaaggagctgagacagaacacaaaaaagagGAGCAATGATCAATTTGATCAAGTCAGAGTACTTAGTCACAAACTCGCTAGattcatctgctgctctttttaTTGATATGGCTGACAGGTAAAAAACATTGTCCAGTAGCTGCCCCCAAAGCTGGTTAGTGTGAAAAAAACTTATTCCATCTTTAGCTATTTCTTGTTAGATTTAACCTGTTGCTGCAGATAACTGCTTGCTCTTCATACTTGTGATTACGACTGCTGAGAGTTATGTATGTTGTCTTAAGCACACTACAAGAAAATCCTGAAATTAAACATCTtaccagtgactgcagtgatgTTGACTCCACTGCTTCTGACGtcctcaaacacagagaagagagtgaatgtGTATTTAGTTCCAGCAGTGAGAGATGAGACTGTGTGCGTTACTGGTCCACTTCCAACTGGTGCAGTGATGTTTATCTCTGTTCCATTAAACTGGAGAATGAAGCTGACGTTGTTGTTGACTTTATTCCACTGCAGAGTGATACTGGTCTCATTTTGTCCTGCTGATctgaagctgtctgtgtttggaggagctgagacagaaaatCAAAGCAATGATCAATTTACTGAAGACATCGCCACCTCCATCGTCTCttgttgtttctgcactatTACAGCTTTTCAGTAACATTCATGTCCAGTAGCTGCCCCCAaggtgagattaaaaaaaaacaacaaaatcttTCAGCCGCATGGTTTTCAATCCAAGCTATTCCTGCTGATAACTGCTTTTGTAATTTGAATTAATGGTCACCAAAAGTTATGGCTGCTGCTGACGAGCATTGACTTGCTTGCCATTGCCACATAACTGGAACCTCATCTGTGAATGATTAGACCGCCATGAAAACATCTTAGTGACAAAATTTTAAACATAACTTCATTTACCTAGAAAGTTATCTTATGCACTATCCTaatacaaaacaacagtgttatCCGTGGTTCACTAGACACTTCTGATTCAAATATCTtaccagtgactgcagtgatgTTGACTCCACTGCTTCTGATGtcctcaaacacagagaagagagtgaatgtGTATTTAGTTCCAGCAGTGAGAGATGAGACTGTGTGAGTTACTGGTCCACCTCCAACTGGTGCACTGATGTTTATCTCTGTTTCATTAAACTGGAGAATGAAGCTGACGTTGTTGTTGACTTTATTCCACTGCAGAGTGATACTGGTCTCATCTTGTCCTGCTGATCTGAAGCTGTCTGTGTTGGAAGGAGCTgagatagaaaacaaaaaagaggagcagtgaTCAATTTGATCCAGACAGAGTATTTAGCCACAATCTCGCTccattcatctgctgctctATTTACTGATAtggttgacagaaaaaaaaacattgtccaGTAGCTGCCCCCAAAGCCGGCCAGTGTAAAAAGAACTTACTCCATCTTTAGctctttttgttaaatttaGGCTGTTGCTGCAGATAACTGCTTGCTGTATGTTGTCTTAAGCACACTACAAGAAATTCCTGAAGTCAAATATCTtaccagtgactgcagtgatgTTGACTCCACTGCTTCTGACGatctcaaacacagagaagagagtgaatgtGTATTTAGTTCCAGCAGTGAGAGATGAGACTGTGTGAGTTACTGGTCCACCTCCAACTGGTGCACTAATGTTTATCTCTGTTCCATTAAACTGGAGAATGAAGCTGACGTTGTTGTTGACTTTATTCCACTGCAGAGTGATACTGGTCTCATTTTGTCCTGCTGATctgaagctgtctgtgtttgaaggagctgagacagaacacaaaaaagagGAGCAATGATCAATTTGATCAAGACAGAGTATTTAGTTACAAACTCGCTtcattcatctgctgctcttttgGTAATATGACTGACAGGTAAGAAACATTGCCCAGAAGCTGAACCCAAGGCCAActagtgtaaaaaaaacttaCTCCATCTTTAGCTATTTCTTGTTAAATTTAACCTGTTGCTGCAGATAACTGCTTGCTCTTCATACTTGTGATTACGACTGCTAAGAGTTATGTATGTTGTCTTAAGCACACTACAAGAAATTCCTGAAGTCAAACATCTtaccagtgactgcagtgatgCTGACTCCACTGCTTCTGACGttctcaaacacagaaaagagagtgaatgtgtATTTAGTTCCAGCAGTGAGAGATGAGACTGTGTGAGTTACTGGTCCACCTCCAACTGGTGCACTGATGTTTATCTCTGTTCCATTAAACTGGAGAATGAAGCTGACGTTGTTGTTGACTTTATTCCACTGCAGAGTGATACTGGTCTCATCTTGGCCTGCTGATCtgaagctgtcagtgtttggAGGAGCTTAGACAGAAAATCAGAGCAATGATCAATTTCACCAAGACAGAGAATCAATTTGCATACTCGCTCCATTTATCTTTTGCTCTTTTGTCAATAATATGGCTGATAGGTAACATCCATCGATCAGTAGCTGCCCAGAAGTTGGAATAATCTAAAAGAAAATGACTACATTGTTAACAACTTCTTGTTGAAGTTGAGCTGTTGCTGCTGATCAACTGCTTGTTTTTGATACTCGCTATTACGACAGCTAAGAGTTAAGGCTGCTTTCAAGTCCATGTAAATGGCTTGTTGTTGGTACATCATGACAAATTAGtgcatgaatgaaaaaagaCGCCTTCAAAATTATCTGTGatacatgcatttaaaaaaagtcattacattTCTAGTATGTTGTCTTATGGAAACTACCAATACAAAACAGCAGTGTGATACTTGGTAAAAAAGACAATCTTATAGTCAAAAATCTtaccagtgactgcagtgatgTTGACTCCACTGCTTCTGACgtgctcaaacacagagaagagagtgaatgtGTATTTAGTTCCAGCAGTGAGAGATGAGACTGTGTGAGTTACTGGTCCACCTCCAACTGGTGCACTAATGTTTATCTCTGTTCCATTAAACTGGAGAATGAAGCTGACGTTGTTGTTGACTTTATTCCACTGCAGAGTGATACTGGTCTCATCTTGTCCTGCTGATCtgaagctgtcagtgtttggaggagctgagacagaacacaaaaaagGGGAGCAGTGATCAATTTGATCAAGACAGAGTATTTAGTTACAAACTCGCTccattcatctgctgctctttttgCCAATATGACTGACAGGTAAGAAACATTGTCCAGTCGCTGAACCCAAAGCCagccagtgtaaaaaaaactcACTCCATCTTTAGCTCTGTTTGTTAAATTTAAGCTGTTGCTGCAGATAACTGCTTGCTGTATGTTGTCTTAAGCACACTACAAGAAATTACTGAAGTCAAATATCTTACCAGTGACTGCAATGACGGTGACTCCACTGCTTCTGACAttctcaaacacagagaagagagtgaatgtGTATTTAGTTCCAGCAGTGAGAGATGAGACTGTGTGAGTTACTGGTCCACCTCCAACTGGTGCACTGATGTTTATCTCTGTTCCATTAAACTGGAGAATGAAGCTGACGTTGTTGTTGACTTTATTCCACTGCAGAGTGATACTGGTCTCATCTTGTTCTGCCGATCTGAAGCTGTCTGTGTTGGAAGGAGCTgagatagaaaacaaaaaagaggagcagtgaTCAATTTGATCTAGCCAGAGTATTTAGCCACAATCTCGCTccattcatctgctgctctttttaCTGATATGGCTGACAGGCAAAAAACATTGTCCAGTAGCTGCCCCCAAAGCTGGTTAGTGTGAAAAAAACTTATTCCATCTTTAGCTATTTCTTGTTAGATTTAACCTGTTGCTGCAGATAACTGCTTGCTCTTCATACTTGTGATTACGACTGCTGAGAGTTATGTATGTTGTCTTAAGCACACTACAAGAAATTCCTGAAGTCAAATATCTTACTTGTGACTGCGGTGATGTTGACTCCACTGCTTCTGACgtgctcaaacacagagaagagagtgaatgtGTATTTAGTTCCAGCAGTGAGAGATGAGACTGTGTGAGTTACTGGTCCACCTCCAACTGGTGCACTAATGTTTATCTCTGTTCCATTAAACTGGAGAATGAAGCTGACGTTGTTGTTGACTTTATTCCACTGCAGAGTGATACTGGTCTCATTTTGTCCTGCTGATCTGAAGCTGTCTGTGTTGGAAGGAGCTgagatagaaaacaaaaaagaggagcagtgaTCAATTTGATCAAGACAGAGTATTTAGCCACAATCTCGCTCCATTCATCTTCTGCTCTATTTACTGATAtggttgacagaaaaaaaacattgtccaGTAGCTGCCCCCAAAGCCAGCCAGTGTAAAAAGAACTTACTCCATCTTTAGctctttttgttaaatttaACTGTGCTGCAGATAACTGCTGCAGATAACTGCTTGCTGTATGTTGTCTTAAGCACACTACAAGAAATTCCTGAAGTCAAACATCTtaccagtgactgcagtgatgTTGACTCCACTGCTTCTGATGtcctcaaacacagagaagagagtgaatgtGTATTTAGTTCCAGCAGTGAGAGATGAGACTGTGTGAGTTACTGGTCCACCTCCAACTGGTGCACTGATGTTTATCTCGGTTCCATTAAACTGGAGAATgaagctgatgttgttgttgactttatTCCACTGCAGAGTGATACTGGTCTCATTTTGTCCTGCTGATctgaagctgtctgtgtttgaaggagctgagatagaaaacaaaaaagaggagcagtgaTCAATTTGATCAAGACAGAGTATTCAGCCACAATCTCGCTccattcatctgctgctctATTTACTGATAtggttgacagaaaaaaaaacattgtccaGTAGCTGCCCCCAAAGCCAGCCAGTGTAAAAAGAACTTACTCCATCTTTAGctctttttgttaaatttaGGCTGTTGCTGCAGATAACTGCTTGCTGTATGTTGTCTTAAGCACACTACAAGAAATTACTGAAGTCAAATATCTtaccagtgactgcagtgatgTTGACTCCACTGCTTCTGACGttctcaaacacagagaagagagtgaatgtGTATTTAGTTCCAGCAGTGAGAGATGAGACTGTGTGAGTTACTGGTCCACCTCCAACTGGTGCACTGATGTTTATCTCCGTTCCATTAAACTGGAGAATgaagctgatgttgttgttgactttatTCCACTGCAGAGTGATACTGGTCTCATCTTGTCCTGCTGATctgaagctgtctgtgtttgaaggagctgagacagaacacaaaaaagagGAGCAATGATCAATTTGATCAAGACAGAGTATTTAGTTACAAACTCGCTccattcatctgctgctctttttgCTAATATGACTGACAGGTAAGAAACATTGCCCAGAAGCTGAACCCAAGGCCAACTAGTGTAAAAAAAACGTACTCCATCTTTAGCTATTTCTTGTTAAATTTAACCTGTTGCTGCAGATAACTGCTTGCTCTTCATACTTGTGATTACGACTGCTAAGAGTTATGTATGTTGTCTTAAGCACACTACAAGAAATTCCTGAAGTCAAACATCTtaccagtgactgcagtgatgTTGACTCCACTGCTTCTGACGttctcaaacacagaaaagagagtgaatgtgtATTTAGTTCCAGCAGTGAGAGATGAGACTGTGTGAGTTACTGGTCCACCTCCAACTGGTGCACTGATGTTTATCTCTGTTCCATTAAACTGGAGAATGAAGCTGACATTGTTGTTGACTTTATTCCACTGCAGAGTGATACTGGTCTCATCTTGGCCTGCTGATctgaagctgtctgtgtttggaggagctgagacagaacacaaaaaagaggagcagtgaTCAATTTGATGAAGACAGAGTATTTAGCCACAATCtcactcattcattcaaacatttatctGTTGCTCTTTTTACTGACAtggctgacagacaaaaaacattgtCCAGTAGCTGCTCCCAAGGCCAGCTAGTGTAAAAACAACTTACTCCATGTTTAACTATTTCTTGTTAAATCTAACCTGTTGCTGTAGATAACTGCTTGCTCTTCAAACCTGCGATTACGACTGTTGAGAGTTATGTATGTTGTCTTAAGGAAACTACAAGAAATTCCTGAAGTCAAATATCTtaccagtgactgcagtgatgTTGACTCCACTGCTTCTGACGtcctcaaacacagagaagagagtgaatgtGTATTTAGTTCCAGCAGTGAGAGATGAGACTGTGTGAGTTACTGGTCCACCTCCAACTGGTGCAGTGATGTTTATCTCGGATCCATTAAACTGGAGAATGAAGCTGACGTTGTTGTTGACTTTATTCCACTGCAGAGTGATACTGGTCTCATCTTGGCCTGCTGATGtgaagctgtctgtgtttgaaggagcttagacagaacacaaaaaaagaggagcagtgaTCAATTTGATCAAGACAGAGTATTTAGGCACAAACTCGCTccattcatctgctgctgttttcgCTAATATGACTGACAGCTAAGAAACATTGTCCAGTAGCTGCCCCAAAGCCGgctggtgtaaaaaaaaaaaaaacttactccATCTTTAGCTCTTTCTTGTTAAATTCAAGTTGTTGCTGCAGATAACTGCTTGCTCTTTATACTTGCAATTAAGCCTGCTGAGAGTTATGTATGTTGTCTTAAGGAAACTAAAAGAAATTCCTGAAGTCAAGCATCTtaccagtgactgcagtgatgTTGACTCCACTGCTTCTGACAttctcaaacacagagaagagagtgaatgtGTATTTAGTTCCAGCAGTGAGAGATGAGACTGTGTGAGTTACTGGTCCACCTCCAACTGGCGCACTGATGTTTATCTCTGTTCCATTAAGCTGGAGAATGAAGCTGACGTTGTTGTTGACTTTATTCCACTGCAGAGTGATACTGGTCTCATCTTGGCCTGCTGATGtgaagctgtctgtgtttggaggagctgagacagaaaaaGTGAAGAGACaaattttgaatgaaaagacagTTATCAGAATAATCTGGATTCCATTCAACAGATCTATATATCAACAATCCACCTCCATCATCTCTTGGTGTTTCTTGAGTATTACAGATATATGTAAATCTATTGTCCAGTCGCTGCCCCCGAggtgacattaaaataaataacatctttaaGTCACACAGTTTTCAATCCAATCTATTCTTTTTGAGAACTGCTTTTGTAATTTGAATTAATGGTCACCAAAAGTTATGGCTGCTCCTGAAGAGCATTGACTTGCTTGCTTTTGCCACATAACTTGAACCTCATCTGTGAATGATTAGGACCGCCATGAAAACATCTTTGTGATACAGATTTAAACATAACTTCATTTCCTAGAAAGTTGTCTTATGCACTAATCTAATATGAAATAACAGTGTTATCCTTGGTTCACAAGACACTTCTGAACCAAACATCTtaccagtgactgcagtgatgTTGACTCCACTGCTTTTGACGttctcaaacacagagaagagagtgaatgtGTATTTAGTTCCAGCAGTGAGAGATGAGACTGTGTGAGTTACTGGTCCACCTCCAACTGGCGCACTGATGTTTATCTCTGTTCCATTAAACTGGAGAATGAAGCTGACGTTGTTGTTGACTTTATTCCACTGCAGAGTGATACTGGTCTCATCTTGTCCTGCTGATctgaagctgtctgtgtttgaaggagctgagacagaacacaaaaaagaggagcagtgaTCAATTTGATGAAGACAGAGTATTTAGCCACAATCtcactcattcattcaaacattcaTCTGTTGCTCTTTTTACTGACAtggctgacagacaaaaaacattgtCCAGTAGCTGCTCCCAAGGCCAGCTAGTGTAAAAACAACTTACTCCATGTTTAACTATTTCTTGTTAAATCTAACCTGTTGCTGTAGATAACTGCTTGCTCTTCAAACCTGCGATTACGACTGCTGAGAGTTATGTATGTTGTCTTAAGGAAACTACAAGAAATTCCTGAAGTCAAGTATCTtaccagtgactgcagtgatgTTGACTCCACTGCTTCTGACAttctcaaacacagagaagagagtgaatgtGTATTTAGTTCCAGCAGTGAGAGATGAGACTGTGTGAGTTACTGGTCCACCTCCAACTGGTGCAGTGATGTTTATCTCTGTTCCATTAAACTGGAGAATGAAGCTGACGTTGTTGTTGACTTTATTCCACTGCAGAGTGATACTGGTCTCATCTTGGCCTGCTGATGtgaagctgtctgtgtttggaggAACTGAGACAAAGAGCAGAACACATAAGACAGAAATCACATAAAATTGGTAGAGCTCTTATTTGAAGCAGTTTGATGCAATGCACATAACGTCCTCTGGTACATCATGTTGACATGCTATGAATGACACAGTGACTGTTCCTAATTCATCCACCTTCACTGGAAATTCAGTTCATCAAATTATCACCATACtcatataaattaaatgtagaaaatactgttttagaTCAATCAGTATTATATTGTACAGCATCAGTCATTTAAGGCTTCTTTGTGGTATGCAACATAgaattttcttctttcttcttatcTTTTATGTTATTGGGTCAATGCCTACAACATCACAAACCTCAATTCAACTTTCGAATCTCACTTTAACCCTAACCTATTTTTCCATGTGAATTTGTTCTTAAATGTATACATATCAGCAAATATATGTCCAGATACCTATTTGCCCATATTTTTCAGAAAATACAGCACTTTtgaaaatcataaaatatatgtacacataacacataacacCAACGGTCTGAATCTAATAATGAACCTCTCCCTATATAGTATATGAGCAGAAATAAGACGCATTACTTGTTTTGAAACAGATGAATGAGAAATTAAGGGCACAGTTTTCATCTGACCACCGTCCCGAGTCATTGAACGATGTGGTGACACACTCCTCTCCACTTAAGTCTGGCTGCCCGATGGCCCAGTGTCGAAACAGAGAGGTGCTTCCATCAGACCACAGTTTTTCCCGGTACAGTCCTATCCACACAAAGCTGCCATCTGCCAGGTTTGTAATGATGctattttctgtctgatttcGTATGCTGAGGGGGAAACAGTAGAGTATACATTTCAAGGATAAGTatcaaagacatgaaaacaaaaagtagaaTGCACAATGCAAAACAATGGTAGTGATTGCTAGAAAGGAACGATATCAAAtggtaatgataataaatgaatagacagagaaatggagggaTTTACAAGTCggaaatgacaaaatacaatTGTACAGAAAATTAGAAAAAGTAAAAGCCTTAAAAATGTCTCACTGCATTTTTGGATCACCTCAATAGTTTTGACCATACAtcaacagacagaaatgatggTTCAGTAGTTTACCTGGCTAGATCAACATAATTCTCCCTGCAGAATCTCTGCGCTTCGGTCCAATTCAGATGTGTGTCGACCTTTACAAAGGATACTGTACCATTTGCTGTACCTGTAAATGTAGTTACAAACAACATCAGCGTATGCAGTGGTATCAGTAAAAGAAAGTATGATCAGGATTCAGTGGGATAAAGTATTGCTCATGTTACCATGAAGTGTCAGTGTCAAGATGCATCTGGAATGCTGTACATTTAGGCAATTCTTAAATCATATGCTTTAAGAGAACTAACCGTTGTAGCACACAAAGGGTTTTACATCGCTGCACTGAGTGTCACCCCATGTGCCAAAGTATGGACTCCCGGTAAAAAGCTCCACACAGTGCTGTTGTCCTCCGAGATTGTTGGGCTGCCCAGTGTCCCAGTTTCTATACTCTGTCTCTCCGGCACCATAGAAGCTGCTGTCATTCAGGgaccatctccagctgtttATCAACTCATCATAAAGACCTATCCAAGCCTCTCCTGTTCAGAAAGAACAGCAGGAATTTAAAGTGCCCGAATAACCCaaaaatcttttaaaactgtaaatcactgttttttacATTCCGTATTATAACATTTTAGAAACACCTGGTTGTTGTTGGGCTGTTGTGTGTGTACTTggttatatatgtatatatgtacaatATGTATTTGTTAGGTAAATGATTCCAATATTGAAAACTTGCCTGTGTAGGACGATGTAGTGCTGATGACGGCAttgacatcagctgtgttttctaTGGTGGCCAGGTCAGTGTAGGTCTGTCTGCAGAAGCTCTGAGCATCAGTCCAATTCAATGGTGTGCTCACAAAGTAGAACTGACGGGTTTGGGCAGAGGCAACATTGACCAGTGCTcctaaaacaaacagctttgaATTACCATGTTATAAGAATGTTGACTTTTTAGTTCTTTTACAGTGAATTTGAAGAGGCACTGTGCATCATGTGGGTTCAACGTTACTGTAGGGTTTTGTGAAGGTTCTTCCTCATTGATGACACTTTTGACCTCTCACATTCAAGCAgtttgacaggaaatgaaaacgTCCCTTTGTCAGTTGCATATTAGTTATGTAATCTATGCCTGCCtcaatttttttcttatattcCTAACATATTTATTCATAGTTTAATACaatacattgtaaaaaaaaaaaaaaaacatctttcccCTCCCCACCATTTCTGTCATGCCATTGACGCCACTGTGTGGAGTTGTGTTGTTTCATGACCAATGCGTAAGCAATTTTTCCACCACAGCTTGAGCCAGATCAAGTTTCAGTCTGTCACAGTAAATCGGAGTTCACTGTTTGCCTCTAATGATAAAACAAGAACCAGTTTGATGGCAAGTGTAGCTGAGCAGAAAGCATGAACTTTTACTTCAAAAgactgtggagggaaaaaaaacaaaagtctgaataaatgaaaaggaaTATCTGTTTGACTGGGGGTATGAATACATTCACAGTGTAAAACATACAGACAGTAAACAACTTCCTCCATCTATTGTATTGTCTATcatttgagggtttttttaattttaattttaattttttttaccacaGTGCCatgatgtatttatgtaaattatgcaattatattaaatatacacattttcacCACTTGGAATTCCTGCCCTGAATAAACCGGACCAGAAATAcatatgtttcattttatgcTTTTTCCTTCCCATAAGTTGTGGTCTTAGctatgaacagaaaaaaaggtagaGTAATCAAACATGAGGCACCAACCTGTGAGGACAAAGATGATCAGCGCATAATCCATAAGTTACAGCTGTgaaaaaaggcatttaaaaaaaaaaaatatatcagaatcagaatcagggTTTTCACCAAGAACAGTGGGTATTCGCATACAGTGAAGCTGAAAAACATGAGAGAGATAAAAAGCAAGCACTGTAGGTCAAGGAGtataaaaagcaaataaaaaaagaacaaatgaaaaat of Acanthopagrus latus isolate v.2019 chromosome 10, fAcaLat1.1, whole genome shotgun sequence contains these proteins:
- the LOC119027860 gene encoding tenascin-X-like isoform X13 produces the protein MDYALIIFVLTGALVNVASAQTRQFYFVSTPLNWTDAQSFCRQTYTDLATIENTADVNAVISTTSSYTGEAWIGLYDELINSWRWSLNDSSFYGAGETEYRNWDTGQPNNLGGQQHCVELFTGSPYFGTWGDTQCSDVKPFVCYNGTANGTVSFVKVDTHLNWTEAQRFCRENYVDLASIRNQTENSIITNLADGSFVWIGLYREKLWSDGSTSLFRHWAIGQPDLSGEECVTTSFNDSGRWSDENCALNFSFICFKTIPPNTDSFTSAGQDETSITLQWNKVNNNVSFILQFNGTEINITAPVGGGPVTHTVSSLTAGTKYTFTLFSVFENVRSSGVNITAVTAPSNTDSFRSAGQDETSITLQWNKVNNNVSFILQFNGTEINISAPVGGGPVTHTVSSLTAGTKYTFTLFSVFENVKSSGVNITAVTAPPNTDSFTSAGQDETSITLQWNKVNNNVSFILQLNGTEINISAPVGGGPVTHTVSSLTAGTKYTFTLFSVFENVRSSGVNITAVTAPSNTDSFTSAGQDETSITLQWNKVNNNVSFILQFNGSEINITAPVGGGPVTHTVSSLTAGTKYTFTLFSVFEDVRSSGVNITAVTAPPNTDSFRSAGQDETSITLQWNKVNNNVSFILQFNGTEINISAPVGGGPVTHTVSSLTAGTKYTFTLFSVFENVRSSGVNITAVTAPSNTDSFRSAGQDETSITLQWNKVNNNISFILQFNGTEINISAPVGGGPVTHTVSSLTAGTKYTFTLFSVFENVRSSGVNITAVTAPSNTDSFRSAGQNETSITLQWNKVNNNISFILQFNGTEINISAPVGGGPVTHTVSSLTAGTKYTFTLFSVFEDIRSSGVNITAVTAPSNTDSFRSAGQNETSITLQWNKVNNNVSFILQFNGTEINISAPVGGGPVTHTVSSLTAGTKYTFTLFSVFEHVRSSGVNITAVTTPSNTDSFRSAEQDETSITLQWNKVNNNVSFILQFNGTEINISAPVGGGPVTHTVSSLTAGTKYTFTLFSVFENVRSSGVTVIAVTAPPNTDSFRSAGQDETSITLQWNKVNNNVSFILQFNGTEINISAPVGGGPVTHTVSSLTAGTKYTFTLFSVFEHVRSSGVNITAVTAPSNTDSFRSAGQDETSITLQWNKVNNNVSFILQFNETEINISAPVGGGPVTHTVSSLTAGTKYTFTLFSVFEDIRSSGVNITAVTAPPNTDSFRSAGQNETSITLQWNKVNNNVSFILQFNGTEINITAPVGSGPVTHTVSSLTAGTKYTFTLFSVFEDVRSSGVNITAVTAPSNTDSFRSAGQDETSITLQWNKVNNNVSFILQFNGTEINIRAPVGGGPVTHTVSSLTAGTKYTFTLFSVFEDVRSSGVNITAVTAPSNTDSFRSAGQNETSITLQWNKVNNNVSFILQFNGTEINITAPVGGGPVTHTVSSLTAGTKYTFTLFSVFENVRSSGVNITAVTAPPNTDSFTPAGQDETSITLQWNKVNNNVSFILQFNGTEINITAPVGGGPVTHTVSSLTAGTKYTFTLFSVFEDVRSSGVTVIAVTAPSNTDSFRSAGQDETSITLQWNKVNNNVSFILQFNGTEINISAPVGGGPVTHTVSSLTAGTKYTFTLFSVFENVRSSGVNITAVTAPPNTDSFTSAGQDETSITLQWNKVNNNVSFILQFNGTEINISAPVGGGPVTHTVSSLTAGTKYTFTLFSVFEKIRSSGVTVIAVTAPSNTDSFRSAGQNETSITLQWNKVNNNVSFILQFNGTEINISAPVGGGPVTHTVSSLTAGTEYTFTLFSVFENVRSSGVSITAVTTPHNVVGLKIKLKSSTQLSDSDIQTLLEEVFRQNGLSPQLFSLMVKSVES